A single window of Plasmodium malariae genome assembly, chromosome: 8 DNA harbors:
- the PmUG01_08014400 gene encoding fam-l protein yields the protein MERKIKTLLFIKISAFAFLSWICHFYIYMSKQNKYLVECYNHQRKIYARNYRLMAIYKQDKDSIIVCLEEKIPNRVNDKKNISNSEKLISREKKPSNGSFPINVRGHKKNTKNKSCIFETKQYSNMEKRIFKELDYVDFLKNNRTISDNAYKKIIYKKFGLRFALPIFLLLVLSISFVLDHFCECGMLEGLLRLINNYSGQGWMKDLSLKLWHSSFRWLFVGQKAFTKTGNKIIIYGNIVAGSFCGFFIYFVPFIILGIILILRVVYYHKKVKKYEKIKFAKR from the exons ATGGAACGAAAAATTAAGACActgttatttattaaaatttctgcTTTTGCGTTTTTAAGTTGGATAtgtcatttttacatttatatg AGTAAGCAAAACAAATATTTGGTTGAGTGCTACAATCatcaaagaaaaatatacgCAAGAAACTATCGTTTAATGGCGATATATAAGCAGGATAAGGATTCAATTATTGTATGTTTAGAGGAAAAAATTCCAAATAGAGTaaacgataaaaaaaatatatctaatagTGAAAAATTGATCTCAAGAGAAAAGAAACCGTCAAATGGAAGTTTCCCAATAAATGTAAGAggccataaaaaaaatacgaaaaataaatcttgtatatttgaaacTAAACAATATTCtaatatggaaaaaagaatattcaaagaacttgattatgtagattttcttaaaaacaacAGAACAATAAGTGATAAtgcttataaaaaaataatatataaaaaattcggATTGCGATTTGCTTTAcctatatttctattattggTCTTATCAATATCATTCGTGTTAGATCATTTCTGTGAATGCGGGATGTTAGAGGGTTTGCTCAGATTAATAAACAATTACTCAGGACAAGGATGGATGAAAGATTTATCTCTAAAGTTGTGGCATTCCTCTTTTAGATGGTTATTTGTAGGTCAAAAGGCGTTTACGAAAACAGGTAATAAGATCattatatatggaaatattGTTGCAGGGAGTTTTTGtggattttttatatattttgtgccttttattatattaggtATCATACTTATTTTAAGGGTTGTTTATTACCATAAGaaggttaaaaaatatgaaaaaattaagtttgcgaaaagataa
- the PmUG01_08014200 gene encoding STP1 protein: protein MNNCFPTNTSIYGTEAWLFRIDIKFKNIQNHIIEKTTFLKNENNKLNFRKTCRDLADYLINEKKDPPPYKTQSKWEFALKYWLQQYYKGLNKYGGCFMILNEEDKKVLDLIYEAEDFCSEKKGKKPNCINTDERNNKKCDSSCLSKIQAYNAWVNNRKMYFKKNEDLINRKCKSINSLLPFPKRSCDVLNDKTLEALPECELSDPSIDHTTVQQNKEQHPDVSHDLTIRQDQDSLKSSLQTQNLSTQQSESAPDHQAEDKKSLSGTPNMKNQADVAESLQTETSSIPKNSDILSSETSTESLSAASDTETVMLPHGQGIIPLFPETLEPVSSTFISPALNKTPGLLKKKKSIKRRQVKLLRVLIPSHSNRKKNFLTHDHPENTIYDEKQIIKKLKIHEHDMIKNIKSSKQKKDRFKTIIEVHMEVLEEFKNEEWEHKKGEFLELCLEVFAEEEYRTYPNLSNGELIMANTRSINDIEKQKILCNKWIKEHRNISEKLKKTVWFNYLKNEWKKEKASIKETEELKMNFSIEIQKISFSEKEKNLWREWISKNRMIIDRYMEQEWDEVLTQELLNMIDECVNEEFKNNISLLNTKELQQKVSYEELYKYIKKKLLAKFCILVFMMVLEECKKEDFIENEGLHLDSYINDCTTEVNLGRKSDVTKEIIEFNGNVLENTENTKIPAYTGEEGLRQEIEEWIKEDDTGANFIYNNSVE, encoded by the exons ATGAATAATTGTTTTCCCACT aatacTAGCATTTATGGCACTGAGGCATGGTTGTTCCGTATcgatataaaatttaaaaatattcaaaatcatataatagaaaaaacgACTTTCctcaaaaatgaaaacaataaattaaatttcagAAAAACTTGCAGAGATCTGGCtgattatttaattaatgaaaagaaagATCCACCACCTTATAAAACACAGAGTAAATGGGAATTTGCACTAAAGTACTGGTTACAACAGTACTACAAAGGACTGAACAAATATGGAGGATGTTTTATGATTTTAAATgaagaagataaaaaagttttagatttaatatatgaagCAGAAGATTTCTGTTCtgaaaaaaagggaaaaaaaccAAATTGCATTAATACTGACGAACGTAATAACAAGAAATGTGATAGTTCATGTTTAAGTAAAATTCAGGCTTACAATGCATGGGTTAATAATAGAAAGAtgtattttaagaaaaacgAAGATCTAATTAATAGAAAATGCAAAAGTATAAATTCATTATTACCATTTCCAAAACGATCTTGCGACGTTCTTAATGATAAAACACTTGAAGCACTTCCTGAATGCGAGCTCTCGGACCCTTCTATAGATCATACAACTgtacaacaaaataaagagCAACATCCAGATGTATCTCATGATTTAACTATACGTCAAGATCAAGATTCATTAAAATCTTCTTTGCAAACACAAAATTTAAGTACACAACAATCTGAATCTGCACCAGATCATCAAGCAGAAGATAAAAAATCATTATCTGGAACAccaaatatgaaaaatcaaGCTGATGTTGCAGAATCACTACAAACCGAAACTTCAAGTATTCCTAAAAATTCCGACATTTTATCTTCAGAAACATCGACAGAATCATTATCAGCTGCTTCAGATACTGAAACCGTAATGTTACCCCATGGTCAAGGAATTATTCCATTATTTCCTGAAACATTAGAACCTGTCTCTAGCACCTTTATTTCCCCTGCACTTAATAAAACACCAG gattattaaaaaaaaaaaaaagcataaaaagAAGACAAGTAAAATTACTTCGAGTACTAATACCTTCACATTctaacagaaaaaaaaattttttaacgcATGATCATCCAGAAAATACAATATATGATGagaaacaaattataaaaaaattaaaaatacatgaacatgatatgataaaaaatataaagtcgTCAAAGCAAAAAAAGGATAGATTTAAAACCATTATAGAAGTACATATGGAAGTACTCGAAGAAttcaaaaatgaagaatgggaacacaaaaaaggagaattttTAGAGTTATGCCTAGAAGTGTTTGCAGAAGAGGAATATAGAACATATCCTAATTTGAGTAATGGAGAACTGATAATGGCAAATACTAGAAGTATTAATGAcattgaaaaacaaaaaattttatgtaataaatggATAAAAGAACATCGAAATATttctgaaaaattaaaaaaaacagtatggtttaattatttgaaaaatgaatggaaaaaagaaaaagcttCCATAAAAGAAActgaagaattaaaaatgaatttttcaattgaaattcaaaaaatttcattttcagaaaaagaaaagaatttatGGAGAGAGTGGATATCAAAAAATCGTATGATTATAGATCGATACATGGAACAGGAATGGGATGAAGTATTGACACAAGAATTGCTCAATATGATAGATGAGTGTGTAAAtgaagaatttaaaaataatatttcactTCTAAATACAAAAGAGTTACAGCAGAAGGTAAGTtatgaagaattatataaatatataaaaaaaaaattactagcAAAATTTTGTATACTAGTATTCATGATGGTATTGGAAGAATGCAAAAAAGAAGATTTTATAGAAAATGAGGGATTACATTTGGATAGTTACATAAATGACTGCACAACAGAAGTAAACTTAGGGAGGAAATCAGATGttacaaaagaaataattgaATTTAATGGCAATGTTTTAGAAAATAcagaaaatacaaaaattccTGCTTATACAGGGGAGGAAGGTCTTAGACAGGAAATAGAAGAATGGATAAAAGAAGATGATACAGGGGcgaatttcatatataataacagtGTAGAATAA
- the PmUG01_08014300 gene encoding fam-m protein: MNQKIMLFLFIKISTFILLTWIYDFYSEQSTFNKYIDKNYNFSKKLDTRNYRLLSKYKEDKDSNNLWLKGKLPNNEVIRQKITSNNEVGTNRQNNQSLKCLLNKAQYYTEVIDYNNGMFDGKHFHFQKKWVKKKDFDTFFEKKKRIGDISLKKIKFRSYKFGISIIIVFFLLGIGLPVSKAFRLSNSGGIDNYILSFLQSTLGLGSNENAYILLFAVTFIMLAVLIIIAIYKILRNNEKYQKITLLME, translated from the exons atgaatcaaaaaattatgttgttcctttttataaagatttctacatttatacttttaacaTGGATATACGATTTTTACAGTGAGCAg agtacgtttaacaaatatatcGATAAAAACTATAActttagtaaaaaattagatacaagaaattatagattactatcaaaatataaagaggATAAGGATTCAAATAATCTATGGTTAAAAGGAAAGCTTCCCAATAATGAAGTCATTAGACAAAAAATCACATCTAATAATGAGGTAGGAACTAATAGACAAAATAATCAATCACttaaatgtttattaaataaagcaCAATATTACACAGAAGTTATAGATTATAACAATGGAatgtttgatggaaaacatttccattttcaaaagaaatgggtaaaaaaaaaagattttgatactttttttgaaaaaaagaagagaattggtgatatatctttaaaaaaaataaaatttagaagtTATAAATTTGGAATTTCcataattattgttttttttctattgGGAATAGGATTACCGGTATCCAAGGCATTTAGGCTTTCCAATAGTGGTGGCAtagataattatattttatcttttcttcAAAGTACGTTAGGTTTAGGTAGTAATGAAaatgcttatatattattatttgctGTAACGTTCATTATGTTAGCAGTCTTGATTATAATAGCTATTTATAAGAtcttaagaaataatgaaaaatatcaaaaaattacGTTGTTGATGGAGTAA